The Acidobacteriota bacterium genome segment AAATTGTGGACCTGCTGTCGTGCCACTTCGGCTGGGTGGCGCGCAGCCAGGGCGGCCACAACGCCGGGCATACGGTGGTCATTGGCGAGCGCAAGTTCGTGCTGCAGTTGATCCCCTGCGGCATTCTGAGCGGCGCGAAGGCGGTGATCGGCAACGGGGTGGTGGTCGATCCGCAGGCGCTGGTGGACGAGATTGCGGCGCTGGAAGCCGCAGGCGTCGAAGTGAAGGGACGGCTGCAGGTTTCGCGGCGGGCGCACATTATTCTGCCGTATCACCGCATGATCGAGCTGGCGGCGGAGAACGCGCCGGGGCGGGTGAAGATCGGCACAACCTCGCGCGGCATCGGGCCGGCGTATGAAGACAAGATGGGGCGGCGGGGGCTGCGGCTGCAGGACCTGTACGACCGCGAGTTGCTGCGCAGCCACATTACAAACGCGCTGGCGGAAAAGAACGCCATCGCCAGGGCGCTGTACGGCTCGGAACCGCTCGATGCGGGCCAGATTTATGAGACCTATGTGGCGCTGAGCGAGCAGATCCGGCCTTATGTGGCCGACACGGCGTGGACGCTGAATCAGGCGGCAGAGCGGGGCGAGTCGATTCTGCTGGAAGGGGCGCAGGGCGCGCTGCTGGATATTGATCACGGCACGTACCCATTCGTCACCTCGAGCAGCACCACCGCGGGCGGGGCGTGCACGGGAACGGGGCTGGCACCGACGCGCATCGGCGCGGTGGTGGGCGTCAGCAAGGCGTACTGCACGCGCGTGGGCGGAGGGCCGTTTCCGACCGAGGCCGAGGGCGAGTGCGCCGACGGGCTGCGGCAGCGCGGCAATGAATTTGGCAGCGTGACCGGACGGCCGCGGCGGGTGGGCTGGTTTGACGTGCCACTGATGCGCTACGCCGCCATGGTTAATGGCTTCGAAACGCTGATCATTACCAAATTGGACGTGCTCGATCAGCTTGAGCGCATTCCGGTGTGCACCGGCTATCGCATGCAGGGCAAGGCGACGGTTTCGCCGCCCGCGGCGGCGCTCGCCTGGAACAAGCTGGAGCCGCAGTATGAGGAGCTGCCGGGCTGGCAGACTAGCACCGAGGGCATGACGCGGCCGGAGCAACTGCCCGCGGCGGCGCGCGCGTATCTGGCATTTCTGGGAAAGAAGACCGGCCTCGATATCGCGATGGTGTCGACAGGCCCGGAGCGCGACCAGACGATTTCCATGCCGGGCAGCCGGCTGCCGCACATTCTGGAGGGTGCCCGTGCCCGGATTGCCGCCAGTCGCTGAGCCGACGACGGCGGCGGAATGGGTAGCGGAAGCGCGCCGCCTGCACGCCGAGGAGCGCAACAGCAGCGCGCTGGCGGCGGTTGAGCG includes the following:
- a CDS encoding adenylosuccinate synthase — its product is METCAVVVVGAQWGDEGKGKIVDLLSCHFGWVARSQGGHNAGHTVVIGERKFVLQLIPCGILSGAKAVIGNGVVVDPQALVDEIAALEAAGVEVKGRLQVSRRAHIILPYHRMIELAAENAPGRVKIGTTSRGIGPAYEDKMGRRGLRLQDLYDRELLRSHITNALAEKNAIARALYGSEPLDAGQIYETYVALSEQIRPYVADTAWTLNQAAERGESILLEGAQGALLDIDHGTYPFVTSSSTTAGGACTGTGLAPTRIGAVVGVSKAYCTRVGGGPFPTEAEGECADGLRQRGNEFGSVTGRPRRVGWFDVPLMRYAAMVNGFETLIITKLDVLDQLERIPVCTGYRMQGKATVSPPAAALAWNKLEPQYEELPGWQTSTEGMTRPEQLPAAARAYLAFLGKKTGLDIAMVSTGPERDQTISMPGSRLPHILEGARARIAASR